In one window of Solanum pennellii chromosome 2, SPENNV200 DNA:
- the LOC107011515 gene encoding surfeit locus protein 2 — MGKKASGVGEGGDGSTGKEGYKLLGNPTFKKLENGRFKCVQTGHELPEHARDSYAHSKHCRLGLIDAALSKNKPPLNMFNQDPLNRSKLICKLTGDTVNKSEEHIWKHMSGKRFLRMLEKKETETEMENGGLEKQVENEAAKKTDSKANRRDKKKNKKKEIEDASKVISEIRDSSGKNSGSEDDDEFWMPPVGARWDNDDGGDRWGSGSESEEEEEDAIGQDGGTEEENHDAGELSKRAKRMSIEIGPCSFASRKKKKKTNAT, encoded by the exons ATGGGGAAGAAAGCAAGTGGAGTAGGAGAAGGAGGAGATGGATCCACTGGAAAAGAAGGTTACAAGCTTCTGGGCAATCCGACTTTCAAAAAATTGGAGAATGGCCGCTTCAAATGCGTTCAAACAGGGCATGAGCTGCCGGAACACGCTAGGGACTCTTATGCCCACAGCAAGCACTGCCGCTTGGGTCTAATTGATGCTGCACTTTCTAAGAATAAACCTCCTCTCAATATGTTTAACCAAGATCCTCTCAATCG GTCAAAGTTGATATGTAAATTAACAGGAGATACAGTTAATAAGTCAGAGGAGCACATATGGAAACACATGAGTGGAAAGCGCTTTCTCAGAATGTTAG AGAAAAAGGAAACTGAAACTGAAATGGAAAATGGAGGGCTAGAAAAGCAAGTAGAAAATGAAGCGGCTAAGAAGACGGACAGCAAAGCTAATCGTCgggacaaaaagaaaaacaaaaagaaagaaatagaagATGCTAGCAAGGTTATATCTGAAATAAGGGATTCTTCTGGAAAGAACAGTGGCTCTGAAGATGATGATGAGTTTTGGATGCCTCCAGTTGGTGCTCGCTGGGACAATGATGATGGAGGTGATCGATGGGGATCTGGTTCGGaatcagaagaagaagaagaagatgctATTGGGCAAG ATGGAGGAACTGAAGAGGAAAACCATGACGCCGGAGAGCTTTCTAAGCG GGCAAAACGCATGTCCATTGAGATTGGACCCTGTAGCTTTGCctcaaggaagaaaaagaagaagaccaatGCTACATGA
- the LOC107011513 gene encoding GDSL esterase/lipase At5g14450, with translation MECATVIVSLVLLLAPLKKITGIAIAPCEFPAIYNFGDSNSDTGGISAAFEPIQAPYGESFFRGPAGRFSDGRLLIDFIAELMRLPYLGAYLDSIGSNFRHGANFATGGSTIRRQNETIFQSGISPFSLDVQILQFHRFQSRTEELYRQEKNKLPRPREFSKSLYTIDIGQTDLAVGFRQMSNMQLRTAIPDIINQFSAAVTHLYQQGARAFWIHNTGPIGCLPVSTLYLRNPKQGVLDNYGCLKRHNELAFEFNRQLKARIRKLRAELGHAAITYVDVYAAKYELISNAKSQDFMEPQKICCGLHEGNTHVWCGQKGIVRGAVVFGGACVNPSDYISWDGIHYSQAANQWIANHILNGNFSDPPIPITHACHKHLHY, from the exons ATGGAATGTGCAACAGTAATAGTATCACTAGTGTTACTGTTGGCCCCCTTGAAGAAGATCACTGGTATTGCAATAGCACCCTGCGAATTTCCGGCAATTTACAATTTCGGGGACTCAAATTCGGACACCGGAGGTATCTCTGCTGCATTTGAACCCATACAAGCACCTTATGGTGAGAGTTTCTTCCGGGGACCTGCCGGAAGGTTTTCAGATGGTAGACTTCTCATTGACTTCATCG CTGAGCTCATGAGATTACCTTACTTGGGTGCCTATCTAGATTCCATTGGCTCGAATTTCAGGCACGGAGCTAATTTTGCTACAGGAGGATCCACCATTAGGAGACAGAACGAGACTATATTCCAAAGTGGTATAAGCCCCTTTTCCCTGGACGTTCAAATCCTGCAATTTCATCGTTTCCAATCCAGAACTGAAGAGCTCTATAGACAGG AGAAGAACAAACTCCCAAGACCTCGCGAATTTTCAAAATCTCTCTACACAATTGACATAGGCCAAACTGATTTAGCTGTTGGCTTCCGCCAGATGAGTAATATGCAACTTCGGACAGCCATACCAGACATAATAAACCAGTTTTCTGCAGCAGTAACG CATCTATATCAACAAGGAGCAAGGGCATTCTGGATACACAACACGGGTCCAATCGGTTGCTTACCAGTATCCACATTATACCTCAGAAATCCGAAACAAGGTGTTCTTGATAACTATGGATGCTTAAAGAGACATAATGAATTGGCCTTCGAGTTCAATAGACAGCTGAAAGCCAGGATAAGAAAATTGAGAGCAGAGCTTGGGCATGCTGCTATAACATATGTAGATGTCTATGCTGCCAAGTATGAACTGATCAGCAATGCCAAGAGCCAAG ATTTCATGGAACCCCAGAAAATATGCTGTGGGTTACACGAGGGGAACACACATGTATGGTGTGGGCAGAAAGGAATAGTGAGAGGTGCAGTAGTTTTTGGAGGAGCTTGTGTCAACCCTTCAGATTATATAAGCTGGGATGGAATACATTACTCACAAGCTGCTAATCAATGGATTGCAAATCACATACTAAATGGCAATTTCTCTGATCCTCCCATTCCCATCACTCATGCTTGTCATAAACATCTTCACTATTAG
- the LOC107011514 gene encoding SAGA-associated factor 29 homolog A isoform X4 — MASPDITEMLEKSKELDRLRKEQEEVLLEINKMHKKLQNTPEAVEKPGDNSLSKLKMLYTQAKELSESEMSISNQLLGQLDAMIPAGGAGQQRRRIGNEQKKKRMKGDPDIPRLSPSMRNQQEFFASLKGEQVAARVAQEDGEKDEWVIVKVTHYDKESKEFEVLDEEPGDDEEGGGQRKYKLPWSHIIPFPKMSDLATAPEFPPGKQVLAVYPGTTALYKATVVQARKRKSDDYTLEFDDDEEDGSLPQRMVPCNQVVALPDGHRQ; from the exons atggCGTCTCCGGATATTACTGAAATGTTGGAAAAATCGAAGGAGCTTGATCGTTTAAGGAAAGAGCAAGAGGAGGTACTCCTTGAAATCAATAAGATGCACAAAAAGCTTCAAAACA CTCCAGAAGCCGTTGAGAAACCAGGTGACAATTCCCTGTCAAAACTTAAGATGTTATACACTCAAGCCAAAGAGCTTTCCGAGAGTGAGATGAG TATCTCCAACCAGTTGTTGGGCCAGCTGGATGCAATGATTCCTGCTGGAGGTGCTGGCCAACAACGAAGAAGGATAG GCAACGAGCAGAAAAAGAAGAGGATGAAAGGTGATCCTGACATTCCTAGGCTCTCTCCTTCCATGCGAAATCAGCAGGAGTTCTTTGCTAGCTTGAAGGGAGAACAA GTGGCTGCTAGAGTTGCGCAAGAAGATGGTGAAAAGGATGAGTGGGTTATTGTCAAAGTTACTCATTATGACAAAGAATCAAAGGA ATTTGAAGTTTTAGATGAGGAGCCGGGAGATGACGAGGAAGGTGGTGGTCAGAG AAAGTACAAGCTACCCTGGTCACATATTATACCTTTTCCCAAGATGAGTGATCTTGCAACCGCTCCAGAATTCCCTCCTGGAAAACAAGTTTTGGCAGTTTACCCAGGAACGACAGCCTTGTACAAAGCCACAGTAGTCCAGGCCCGCAAG AGGAAGAGTGACGA TTACACATTAGagtttgatgatgatgaggaagaTGGGTCTCTACCTCAACGCATGGTGCCCTGTAACCAGGTTGTTGCTCTTCCAGATGGACATCGCCAGTGA
- the LOC107011514 gene encoding SAGA-associated factor 29 homolog A isoform X3: protein MASPDITEMLEKSKELDRLRKEQEEVLLEINKMHKKLQNTPEAVEKPGDNSLSKLKMLYTQAKELSESEMSISNQLLGQLDAMIPAGGAGQQRRRIEGNEQKKKRMKGDPDIPRLSPSMRNQQEFFASLKGEQVAARVAQEDGEKDEWVIVKVTHYDKESKEFEVLDEEPGDDEEGGGQRKYKLPWSHIIPFPKMSDLATAPEFPPGKQVLAVYPGTTALYKATVVQARKRKSDDYTLEFDDDEEDGSLPQRMVPCNQVVALPDGHRQ from the exons atggCGTCTCCGGATATTACTGAAATGTTGGAAAAATCGAAGGAGCTTGATCGTTTAAGGAAAGAGCAAGAGGAGGTACTCCTTGAAATCAATAAGATGCACAAAAAGCTTCAAAACA CTCCAGAAGCCGTTGAGAAACCAGGTGACAATTCCCTGTCAAAACTTAAGATGTTATACACTCAAGCCAAAGAGCTTTCCGAGAGTGAGATGAG TATCTCCAACCAGTTGTTGGGCCAGCTGGATGCAATGATTCCTGCTGGAGGTGCTGGCCAACAACGAAGAAGGATAG AAGGCAACGAGCAGAAAAAGAAGAGGATGAAAGGTGATCCTGACATTCCTAGGCTCTCTCCTTCCATGCGAAATCAGCAGGAGTTCTTTGCTAGCTTGAAGGGAGAACAA GTGGCTGCTAGAGTTGCGCAAGAAGATGGTGAAAAGGATGAGTGGGTTATTGTCAAAGTTACTCATTATGACAAAGAATCAAAGGA ATTTGAAGTTTTAGATGAGGAGCCGGGAGATGACGAGGAAGGTGGTGGTCAGAG AAAGTACAAGCTACCCTGGTCACATATTATACCTTTTCCCAAGATGAGTGATCTTGCAACCGCTCCAGAATTCCCTCCTGGAAAACAAGTTTTGGCAGTTTACCCAGGAACGACAGCCTTGTACAAAGCCACAGTAGTCCAGGCCCGCAAG AGGAAGAGTGACGA TTACACATTAGagtttgatgatgatgaggaagaTGGGTCTCTACCTCAACGCATGGTGCCCTGTAACCAGGTTGTTGCTCTTCCAGATGGACATCGCCAGTGA
- the LOC107011514 gene encoding SAGA-associated factor 29 homolog A isoform X2: MASPDITEMLEKSKELDRLRKEQEEVLLEINKMHKKLQNTPEAVEKPGDNSLSKLKMLYTQAKELSESEMRYLSLHCFLAWRMVKGISNQLLGQLDAMIPAGGAGQQRRRIGNEQKKKRMKGDPDIPRLSPSMRNQQEFFASLKGEQVAARVAQEDGEKDEWVIVKVTHYDKESKEFEVLDEEPGDDEEGGGQRKYKLPWSHIIPFPKMSDLATAPEFPPGKQVLAVYPGTTALYKATVVQARKRKSDDYTLEFDDDEEDGSLPQRMVPCNQVVALPDGHRQ, from the exons atggCGTCTCCGGATATTACTGAAATGTTGGAAAAATCGAAGGAGCTTGATCGTTTAAGGAAAGAGCAAGAGGAGGTACTCCTTGAAATCAATAAGATGCACAAAAAGCTTCAAAACA CTCCAGAAGCCGTTGAGAAACCAGGTGACAATTCCCTGTCAAAACTTAAGATGTTATACACTCAAGCCAAAGAGCTTTCCGAGAGTGAGATGAGGTACTTATCTTTGCACTGTTTCCTTGCTTGGAGGATGGTTAAGGG TATCTCCAACCAGTTGTTGGGCCAGCTGGATGCAATGATTCCTGCTGGAGGTGCTGGCCAACAACGAAGAAGGATAG GCAACGAGCAGAAAAAGAAGAGGATGAAAGGTGATCCTGACATTCCTAGGCTCTCTCCTTCCATGCGAAATCAGCAGGAGTTCTTTGCTAGCTTGAAGGGAGAACAA GTGGCTGCTAGAGTTGCGCAAGAAGATGGTGAAAAGGATGAGTGGGTTATTGTCAAAGTTACTCATTATGACAAAGAATCAAAGGA ATTTGAAGTTTTAGATGAGGAGCCGGGAGATGACGAGGAAGGTGGTGGTCAGAG AAAGTACAAGCTACCCTGGTCACATATTATACCTTTTCCCAAGATGAGTGATCTTGCAACCGCTCCAGAATTCCCTCCTGGAAAACAAGTTTTGGCAGTTTACCCAGGAACGACAGCCTTGTACAAAGCCACAGTAGTCCAGGCCCGCAAG AGGAAGAGTGACGA TTACACATTAGagtttgatgatgatgaggaagaTGGGTCTCTACCTCAACGCATGGTGCCCTGTAACCAGGTTGTTGCTCTTCCAGATGGACATCGCCAGTGA
- the LOC107011514 gene encoding SAGA-associated factor 29 homolog A isoform X1, producing MASPDITEMLEKSKELDRLRKEQEEVLLEINKMHKKLQNTPEAVEKPGDNSLSKLKMLYTQAKELSESEMRYLSLHCFLAWRMVKGISNQLLGQLDAMIPAGGAGQQRRRIEGNEQKKKRMKGDPDIPRLSPSMRNQQEFFASLKGEQVAARVAQEDGEKDEWVIVKVTHYDKESKEFEVLDEEPGDDEEGGGQRKYKLPWSHIIPFPKMSDLATAPEFPPGKQVLAVYPGTTALYKATVVQARKRKSDDYTLEFDDDEEDGSLPQRMVPCNQVVALPDGHRQ from the exons atggCGTCTCCGGATATTACTGAAATGTTGGAAAAATCGAAGGAGCTTGATCGTTTAAGGAAAGAGCAAGAGGAGGTACTCCTTGAAATCAATAAGATGCACAAAAAGCTTCAAAACA CTCCAGAAGCCGTTGAGAAACCAGGTGACAATTCCCTGTCAAAACTTAAGATGTTATACACTCAAGCCAAAGAGCTTTCCGAGAGTGAGATGAGGTACTTATCTTTGCACTGTTTCCTTGCTTGGAGGATGGTTAAGGG TATCTCCAACCAGTTGTTGGGCCAGCTGGATGCAATGATTCCTGCTGGAGGTGCTGGCCAACAACGAAGAAGGATAG AAGGCAACGAGCAGAAAAAGAAGAGGATGAAAGGTGATCCTGACATTCCTAGGCTCTCTCCTTCCATGCGAAATCAGCAGGAGTTCTTTGCTAGCTTGAAGGGAGAACAA GTGGCTGCTAGAGTTGCGCAAGAAGATGGTGAAAAGGATGAGTGGGTTATTGTCAAAGTTACTCATTATGACAAAGAATCAAAGGA ATTTGAAGTTTTAGATGAGGAGCCGGGAGATGACGAGGAAGGTGGTGGTCAGAG AAAGTACAAGCTACCCTGGTCACATATTATACCTTTTCCCAAGATGAGTGATCTTGCAACCGCTCCAGAATTCCCTCCTGGAAAACAAGTTTTGGCAGTTTACCCAGGAACGACAGCCTTGTACAAAGCCACAGTAGTCCAGGCCCGCAAG AGGAAGAGTGACGA TTACACATTAGagtttgatgatgatgaggaagaTGGGTCTCTACCTCAACGCATGGTGCCCTGTAACCAGGTTGTTGCTCTTCCAGATGGACATCGCCAGTGA
- the LOC107011512 gene encoding uncharacterized protein LOC107011512 isoform X3, which yields MGSPTRSSSNTRRGNEMMRLLVTTIVGVVIGIFLGVSFPTLSLTKLNLPSNLFGLINLTYIEEKYSGLSTQDLLNVLSSLKRYRGHSHGHKHSDTKIWVPSNPRGAERLPADIVASESDLYARRLWGLPHEDLIIKPRYLVCFTVGYEQKNNIDVAVKKFSQNFTFMLFHYDGRTSEWDDLEWSKRAIHVSTRKQTKWWYAKRFLHPDIIAPYDYIFIWDEDLGLENFDAEEYIKLVKQHGLDISQPGVASNSELSWWMTKRRNDTDVHKETEERPGWCTDPHLPPCSGFVEIMAPVFSRDAWRCVWYMIQNDLVHGWGLDLALRKCVEPAHEKIGVVDSQWIVHQTVPSLGNQGQAEKGKAPWQGRNMMIIDYIV from the exons ATGGGTTCACCTACGCGCAg CAGCTCTAACACTAGAAGAGGAAATGAAATGATGAGGCTTCTTGTGACAACCATTGTCGGAGTTGTGATTGGTATTTTCTTAGGCGTGTCGTTTCCTACTCTTTCATTGACCAAG CTGAACTTACCTTCTAATCTTTTTGGGTTAATTAATCTCACTTACATTGAGGAGAAGTATTCAGGCCTCTCAACACAAGATCTATTAAATGTCTTGTCTTCCCTTAAGAGATACAGAGGCCATTCACACGGCCACAAGCATTCCGACACAAAG ATTTGGGTTCCATCAAACCCTCGAGGTGCTGAGAGGCTACCAGCGGATATCGTTGCATCTGAGTCTGATCTTTATGCTCGAAGATTGTGGGGCCTACCCCATGAG GACTTGATTATCAAACCTAGGTATCTTGTTTGCTTTACAGTTGGCTACGAGCAGAAAAATAACATAGACGTGGCAGTGAAAAAG TTTTCACAGAATTTTACCTTCATGTTGTTTCACTATGATGGTCGAACAAGTGAATGGGATGACCTTGAGTGGTCAAAGCGAGCTATCCATGTTAGTACACGAAAGCAAACTAAATG GTGGTATGCAAAACGCTTTCTGCATCCGGACATTATAGCACCTTATGACTATATATTTATCTGGGATGAAGACTTGGGGCTTGAGAATTTTGACGCAGAGGA ATATATAAAGTTGGTGAAGCAACATGGGTTGGATATTTCACAGCCTGGTGTAGCATCAAATAGTGAGTTGTCATGGTGGATGACAAAAAGACGAAATGACACTGACGTCCACAA GGAAACAGAGGAAAGACCTGGCTGGTGCACTGATCCACACTTGCCACCATGTTCAGG ATTTGTGGAGATCATGGCACCTGTTTTCTCTAGAGATGCATGGCGGTGTGTTTGGTATATGATCCAG AATGATTTGGTCCATGGATGGGGTCTCGATTTAGCTCTCAGGAAATGTGTAGAA CCAGCCCACGAAAAGATAGGAGTGGTAGATTCTCAGTGGATTGTTCATCAAACTGTCCCTTCACTCGGGAACCAG GGACAAGCAGAGAAGGGCAAAGCACCATGGCAAGGG AGAAATATGATGATCATTGATTATATTGTGTAA
- the LOC107011512 gene encoding uncharacterized protein LOC107011512 isoform X1, whose amino-acid sequence MGSPTRSSSNTRRGNEMMRLLVTTIVGVVIGIFLGVSFPTLSLTKLNLPSNLFGLINLTYIEEKYSGLSTQDLLNVLSSLKRYRGHSHGHKHSDTKIWVPSNPRGAERLPADIVASESDLYARRLWGLPHEDLIIKPRYLVCFTVGYEQKNNIDVAVKKFSQNFTFMLFHYDGRTSEWDDLEWSKRAIHVSTRKQTKWWYAKRFLHPDIIAPYDYIFIWDEDLGLENFDAEEYIKLVKQHGLDISQPGVASNSELSWWMTKRRNDTDVHKETEERPGWCTDPHLPPCSGFVEIMAPVFSRDAWRCVWYMIQNDLVHGWGLDLALRKCVEPAHEKIGVVDSQWIVHQTVPSLGNQGQAEKGKAPWQGVRARCEREWALFKERMSGAEKDYYYKAKGIDPPNSTSH is encoded by the exons ATGGGTTCACCTACGCGCAg CAGCTCTAACACTAGAAGAGGAAATGAAATGATGAGGCTTCTTGTGACAACCATTGTCGGAGTTGTGATTGGTATTTTCTTAGGCGTGTCGTTTCCTACTCTTTCATTGACCAAG CTGAACTTACCTTCTAATCTTTTTGGGTTAATTAATCTCACTTACATTGAGGAGAAGTATTCAGGCCTCTCAACACAAGATCTATTAAATGTCTTGTCTTCCCTTAAGAGATACAGAGGCCATTCACACGGCCACAAGCATTCCGACACAAAG ATTTGGGTTCCATCAAACCCTCGAGGTGCTGAGAGGCTACCAGCGGATATCGTTGCATCTGAGTCTGATCTTTATGCTCGAAGATTGTGGGGCCTACCCCATGAG GACTTGATTATCAAACCTAGGTATCTTGTTTGCTTTACAGTTGGCTACGAGCAGAAAAATAACATAGACGTGGCAGTGAAAAAG TTTTCACAGAATTTTACCTTCATGTTGTTTCACTATGATGGTCGAACAAGTGAATGGGATGACCTTGAGTGGTCAAAGCGAGCTATCCATGTTAGTACACGAAAGCAAACTAAATG GTGGTATGCAAAACGCTTTCTGCATCCGGACATTATAGCACCTTATGACTATATATTTATCTGGGATGAAGACTTGGGGCTTGAGAATTTTGACGCAGAGGA ATATATAAAGTTGGTGAAGCAACATGGGTTGGATATTTCACAGCCTGGTGTAGCATCAAATAGTGAGTTGTCATGGTGGATGACAAAAAGACGAAATGACACTGACGTCCACAA GGAAACAGAGGAAAGACCTGGCTGGTGCACTGATCCACACTTGCCACCATGTTCAGG ATTTGTGGAGATCATGGCACCTGTTTTCTCTAGAGATGCATGGCGGTGTGTTTGGTATATGATCCAG AATGATTTGGTCCATGGATGGGGTCTCGATTTAGCTCTCAGGAAATGTGTAGAA CCAGCCCACGAAAAGATAGGAGTGGTAGATTCTCAGTGGATTGTTCATCAAACTGTCCCTTCACTCGGGAACCAG GGACAAGCAGAGAAGGGCAAAGCACCATGGCAAGGG GTAAGAGCAAGGTGTGAGAGAGAGTGGGCACTGTTCAAGGAGCGTATGTCTGGTGCAGAGAAAGATTATTACTACAAAGCAAAGGGAATCGATCCCCCTAATTCTACATCTCATTAG
- the LOC107011512 gene encoding uncharacterized protein LOC107011512 isoform X2 — MGSPTRSSNTRRGNEMMRLLVTTIVGVVIGIFLGVSFPTLSLTKLNLPSNLFGLINLTYIEEKYSGLSTQDLLNVLSSLKRYRGHSHGHKHSDTKIWVPSNPRGAERLPADIVASESDLYARRLWGLPHEDLIIKPRYLVCFTVGYEQKNNIDVAVKKFSQNFTFMLFHYDGRTSEWDDLEWSKRAIHVSTRKQTKWWYAKRFLHPDIIAPYDYIFIWDEDLGLENFDAEEYIKLVKQHGLDISQPGVASNSELSWWMTKRRNDTDVHKETEERPGWCTDPHLPPCSGFVEIMAPVFSRDAWRCVWYMIQNDLVHGWGLDLALRKCVEPAHEKIGVVDSQWIVHQTVPSLGNQGQAEKGKAPWQGVRARCEREWALFKERMSGAEKDYYYKAKGIDPPNSTSH; from the exons ATGGGTTCACCTACGCGCAg CTCTAACACTAGAAGAGGAAATGAAATGATGAGGCTTCTTGTGACAACCATTGTCGGAGTTGTGATTGGTATTTTCTTAGGCGTGTCGTTTCCTACTCTTTCATTGACCAAG CTGAACTTACCTTCTAATCTTTTTGGGTTAATTAATCTCACTTACATTGAGGAGAAGTATTCAGGCCTCTCAACACAAGATCTATTAAATGTCTTGTCTTCCCTTAAGAGATACAGAGGCCATTCACACGGCCACAAGCATTCCGACACAAAG ATTTGGGTTCCATCAAACCCTCGAGGTGCTGAGAGGCTACCAGCGGATATCGTTGCATCTGAGTCTGATCTTTATGCTCGAAGATTGTGGGGCCTACCCCATGAG GACTTGATTATCAAACCTAGGTATCTTGTTTGCTTTACAGTTGGCTACGAGCAGAAAAATAACATAGACGTGGCAGTGAAAAAG TTTTCACAGAATTTTACCTTCATGTTGTTTCACTATGATGGTCGAACAAGTGAATGGGATGACCTTGAGTGGTCAAAGCGAGCTATCCATGTTAGTACACGAAAGCAAACTAAATG GTGGTATGCAAAACGCTTTCTGCATCCGGACATTATAGCACCTTATGACTATATATTTATCTGGGATGAAGACTTGGGGCTTGAGAATTTTGACGCAGAGGA ATATATAAAGTTGGTGAAGCAACATGGGTTGGATATTTCACAGCCTGGTGTAGCATCAAATAGTGAGTTGTCATGGTGGATGACAAAAAGACGAAATGACACTGACGTCCACAA GGAAACAGAGGAAAGACCTGGCTGGTGCACTGATCCACACTTGCCACCATGTTCAGG ATTTGTGGAGATCATGGCACCTGTTTTCTCTAGAGATGCATGGCGGTGTGTTTGGTATATGATCCAG AATGATTTGGTCCATGGATGGGGTCTCGATTTAGCTCTCAGGAAATGTGTAGAA CCAGCCCACGAAAAGATAGGAGTGGTAGATTCTCAGTGGATTGTTCATCAAACTGTCCCTTCACTCGGGAACCAG GGACAAGCAGAGAAGGGCAAAGCACCATGGCAAGGG GTAAGAGCAAGGTGTGAGAGAGAGTGGGCACTGTTCAAGGAGCGTATGTCTGGTGCAGAGAAAGATTATTACTACAAAGCAAAGGGAATCGATCCCCCTAATTCTACATCTCATTAG
- the LOC107011180 gene encoding uncharacterized protein LOC107011180, giving the protein MGTPMKRSSNSRRRNEKMRLFVTTFIGVVFGFFLGVTFPTISLSKLPLPTNLIPSIDLPDMEKSGLSTQALLNVLNSLKDRVGSSHKNKAAKIWVPSNPRGAERLPPGIVASESDLYTRRLWGLPSEDLIIKPRYLVTFTVGLKQKSNIDAAVKKFSENFTIMLFHYDGRTTEWDDLEWSARAIHVSTPKQTKWWYAKRFLHPDIVAPYDYIFIWDEDLGLENFNAEEYIKLVTKHGLDISQPGLEPNSGLTWQMTKGRNDTEVHKETEERPGWCADPHLPPCAAFVEIMAPVFSREAWRCVWHMIQNDLVHGWGLDFALRRCVEPAHEKIGVVDAQWIVHQTVPSLGSQGKSENGKAPWEGVRERCRREWTMFQDRMATAEMAYYKAMGMDPPNSTTN; this is encoded by the exons ATGGGGACGCCTATGAAACGCAG CTCAAACTCGAGAAGACGGAATGAAAAGATGAGGCTTTTTGTGACTACTTTTATTGGAGTTGTATTCGGGTTTTTCCTAGGTGTAACTTTTCCTACAATTTCATTGTCCAAG CTGCCCTTACCTACGAATCTTATCCCATCAATTGATCTACCTGACATGGAAAAGTCGGGCCTCTCAACTCAAGCTCtattaaatgttttgaattcCTTGAAGGATCGTGTTGGCAGTTCACACAAGAATAAGGCCGCGAAG ATTTGGGTTCCATCAAATCCCAGAGGCGCCGAGAGGCTACCCCCGGGTATTGTAGCATCTGAGTCTGATCTTTATACTCGAAGGCTGTGGGGACTGCCAAGTGAG GACTTGATCATCAAGCCAAGGTACCTTGTGACCTTCACAGTTGGCCTCAAGCAGAAGAGTAACATTGATGCAGCAGTGAAAAAG TTCTCAGAGAACTTTACCATTATGCTGTTTCACTATGATGGCCGAACAACTGAATGGGATGACCTTGAGTGGTCAGCACGGGCTATCCATGTCAGTACACCGAAACAGACTAAATG GTGGTATGCAAAACGTTTTCTACATCCTGACATTGTAGCACCATATGACTATATATTCATCTGGGATGAAGACTTGGGGCTTGAAAATTTTAACGCGGAGGA ATATATAAAGTTGGTGACGAAACATGGTTTGGATATTTCACAGCCTGGTTTAGAACCAAACAGTGGGTTGACATGGCAGATGACAAAAGGGAGAAATGACACTGAAGTTCACAA GGAAACAGAGGAAAGGCCAGGCTGGTGCGCCGATCCACATTTGCCACCTTGTGCAGC ATTTGTTGAGATCATGGCACCGGTTTTCTCTCGAGAGGCGTGGCGGTGTGTTTGGCATATGATCCAG AATGACTTGGTCCATGGATGGGGTCTTGATTTTGCGCTTAGGAGATGTGTGGAG CCCGCTCATGAAAAGATAGGAGTTGTAGATGCACAGTGGATTGTACATCAAACTGTTCCATCTCTTGGAAGCCAG GGTAAATCGGAGAATGGCAAGGCACCATGGGAAGGG GTAAGAGAAAGGTGTCGAAGAGAATGGACAATGTTTCAGGATCGCATGGCTACTGCAGAAATGGCCTATTACAAGGCAATGGGAATGGATCCCCCTAATTCCACAACTAATTAG